The DNA region AATATTCATGAATTCTGTTGAAAAAGAATTGAAAACCTTATGAATAAAAGAGTTCAGCATGACGTTCTGATTAATTATGACAAATTACGGACAATCATTTTTTTAATTTAGTAAAATAGTATAATGATAGTTTATTTAATCATTTTTATTAGTCTCTTTTTTCTTGCCTTTATATACCTAAAAGTAGGAGATTACTTTAATATTATTGATAAACCCAATCAAAGAAGTTCACATAAAGAAGCCACTATCAGAGGGGGTGGTATTATTTTTTATCTTGCTATTGTTTTATTTTACATAGGCTCTAATTTTCAATACATTCCTTTTTTCTTAGCGGTAACACTAATTGCTTTTGTAAGTTTTATTGATGATTTAATCATGCTAAGCCCTAAAGTAAGGTTGATAGCCCATTTTTCTACAGCTTTTTTATTGATATGGCAGCTCGGATTATTAACAAGCCCTATATGGTTATTGATTTTGGTCTCCGTAATTATAGTTGGTTTTTTTAACCTTTATAACTTTATGGATGGAATAAATGGAATGACCGGTATATATTCAATAATAGTTTTAAGCGGGTTTTTATTTGTAAATCTAATGGAAAAAATATTAGATAATAATTTAATGATTTTTGTTTTATTGGCCCTATTAGTATTCGGATTTTTTAACTTCAGGAAAAAAGCTGCATGGTTTGCCGGTGATATTGGCAGTATGTCTTTAGCCACGTTAATATTTTTTCTTGGAGCAAAATTTATTATTACTTTAAATGCTCCAATCTTTATATTAATTATTGTAGTATATGGTATTGATGCTTGTTTAACCATATTTTTGCGTATATATAGAAAGGAAAATATTTCAGAAGCACATAGGCATCATTTGTATCAAAAATTAGTAGATAAAAAAAAATGGAGCCATATAAAAGTGGCACTTGTATACGCCTTAATTCAACTACTAATTAATATAATGATATATTATACTTATAACCATTCATTTAATTTACAAGTTGTATTGGTTATATGCACAATACTCGTTATGATTGTTTTATATTACCTTATTAATATGTCTTTTAAAAATTTTGATAAACAAGCTAATTCAATCTGACAGTTAGATAAAAATGATAACTTTGAACTATATATGAATTATAGAATTCCATTATCGCCATCACATTTTTCAGGTGCTGAAATAAAATATATTGATAATGCTTTTGCCGAAAATATGGTTTCGTCTTCTTCAGGGGCTAATATCAATCAATTTGAATCACAAATTTGCGAGTATATCAATGTAAAGGCATGTACCGCATTATCGTC from Aureibaculum sp. 2308TA14-22 includes:
- a CDS encoding MraY family glycosyltransferase: MIVYLIIFISLFFLAFIYLKVGDYFNIIDKPNQRSSHKEATIRGGGIIFYLAIVLFYIGSNFQYIPFFLAVTLIAFVSFIDDLIMLSPKVRLIAHFSTAFLLIWQLGLLTSPIWLLILVSVIIVGFFNLYNFMDGINGMTGIYSIIVLSGFLFVNLMEKILDNNLMIFVLLALLVFGFFNFRKKAAWFAGDIGSMSLATLIFFLGAKFIITLNAPIFILIIVVYGIDACLTIFLRIYRKENISEAHRHHLYQKLVDKKKWSHIKVALVYALIQLLINIMIYYTYNHSFNLQVVLVICTILVMIVLYYLINMSFKNFDKQANSI